Proteins encoded by one window of Maniola hyperantus chromosome 10, iAphHyp1.2, whole genome shotgun sequence:
- the Tti1 gene encoding TELO2-interacting protein 1 homolog isoform X1 yields the protein MDPMMIKLMNMNPLVRATFLQIKPVCDLVFKDPSPANLAKFNKMVDDVRKDVVQEFQQYLMFPFTSHLESDDNKKQYELQLRLVDSMKEVLQRVKVDSYKMCWKVESVLLKMIFDKTQPGMIADIPEELKLSVVQCLTNLMLNLDQVTRIKMLEGQVPMLAQAIFVSVHLAKLEKLRALRLAALNCLGAHTMTHPQLTDKNDHITDPLLEIAVVNMIACILPGVLAALQDVATCPNNPGHAIVVAALSATHRVLCIIMQNKYLYKKDSVTAKDFLHLYAEKVNADKEVIPKEAIRDPKLMAILAAADHCELAEYLYTERKYTQHTTSLCMDTPFKGQSSKSKSSKGKRSSKDLGRKSKEESELIVTVTKARDIPQRTPEWYAMASEKVAYVVKNLVPLVTHEHFKVRKELAVLCYRILAECSATMQPSLAMALDILITLSTDPYKEVSEYCVKAVDSHFDRATTQRRIEAVDSLCENFFTTLNCLPRILNNIDSSRKLSALGLLYGYLKILCDEGRPQRLTSALSPSDGFDRLCDALLAAADLHTDMALLTRHAGRDVTSPPSTDTPWCRLRHLDCKVSERRLQQVCQMLGEAECAELFLDRLLELFHERRNCELVYIMNWVCSAPNSSPSLARRIISTYIAEDIWYLPLEVSKGEAPVTKEETLDTSVYNPRAWTKDSVPGLYEGATETRYTDISYALPRTRYVEPNSCKSLAEAQRNMAFSCLVTEGLGMMARRLNKDYQPYLLKTLCLILERVGSQYENLHLSGLKAINDVACAFDHTNVTELIAENADYFTSQITSRLKKAWNTQSALQILSVVMEYSDSSILDYLYGIVEDVLVKCCDKYYERHLYAYLQVFLTFVTCIRRWFLLDQSKAATDSPAQEVDIMQDVIEFVNNKQEAVRLLTAEEFEKESEMTVEEMYREDMKKREDEVLDYDDTVAEESAPLPQHIKVTVTILKRCINFIPSNLYETLLAMRILTLGLPLLKEYENELLPLVHLSWSPLMGRFETTEPTVLRCAFDLFVVLAELSKDFLRSRAVRDILQQMYKFLKRSAQESHLKDTGSAYRLSHTYSLQLAVLTALPGLVTDLNLDEDKLTEAMTCVQVYLSNKQPKPLQMLAVKFFKDILSFNYGCAWYHLRLLCANAEVLHPPRAGDARLVPVLGTPYETRDQDYDTNVKLIFY from the exons ATGGATCCAATGATGATAAAGTTGATGAATATGAACCCTCTTGTAAGAGCAACATTTCTTCAAATCAAACCTGTATGCGACCTGGTGTTCAAGGACCCATCTCCGGCGAACCTAGCTAAATTCAACAAAATGGTGGATGACGTCAGGAAGGATGTAGTTCAAGAATTTCAGCAATACTTGATGTTTCCTTTTACAAGCCACTTGGAATCTGATGACAATAA AAAGCAGTATGAGTTGCAACTGCGCTTGGTGGATTCAATGAAGGAGGTGTTGCAGAGGGTCAAAGTGGACAGCTACAAGATGTGCTGGAAAGTGGAGAGTGTGCTGCTCAAAATGATCTTTGACAAGACCCAGCCTGGCATGA TTGCTGATATACCAGAGGAGCTAAAACTAAGTGTTGTACAGTGTCTCACAAACCTGATGCTCAACCTAGATCAGGTCACGAGGATCAAGATGCTGGAGGGCCAAGTTCCCATGTTGGCTCAGGCTATATTTGTGTCAGTCCATCTGGCCAAGCTTGAGAAACTTAGAGCTTTAAG ATTGGCAGCATTGAATTGTCTAGGCGCGCACACAATGACACATCCACAACTCACAGACAAAAACGATCACATAACTGATCCATTACTAGAGATAGCAGTGGTTAACATGATTGCTTGCATTCTGCCCGGCGTACTGGCCGCCTTGCAGGATGTAGCTACGTGCCCGAATAACCCGGGACATGCCATTGTTGTG GCAGCTTTAAGCGCCACGCATCGTGTGCTCTGTATAATAATGCAGAACAAATACCTGTACAAAAAGGACAGCGTCACCGCGAAGGACTTTCTACACTTGTACGCGGAAAAGGTCAATGCGGACAAAGAAGTAATCCCAAAGG AAGCAATACGAGATCCAAAGTTAATGGCGATACTGGCCGCCGCAGATCACTGCGAATTGGCCGAATACTTATATACTGAGAGAAAGTATACCCAACACACTACCTCGCTCTGTATGGACACACCGTTTAAAGGACAAAGTTCTAAGTCTAAGAGCAGTAAAGGAAAACGTTCTTCTAAAGACTTAGGGCGTAAAAGTAAGGAAGAATCTGAGTTGATAGTGACAG TGACAAAAGCAAGAGACATTCCACAACGCACACCGGAATGGTACGCCATGGCGAGCGAGAAAGTGGCGTACGTTGTGAAGAACTTAGTGCCTCTAGTCACGCACGAGCACTTTAAAGTGAGGAAGGAGCTTGCCGTACTTTGCTATAGGATACTCGCCGAGTGTAGTGC AACAATGCAGCCGTCCCTAGCAATGGCTCTAGACATCCTAATCACGTTATCCACGGACCCGTACAAGGAAGTGTCGGAGTATTGCGTGAAGGCCGTAGACTCGCACTTCGACCGCGCGACCACACAACGGCGGATAGAAGCTGTCGACAGCTTGTGTGAAAACTTCTTCACCACGCTCAACTGTCTACCACGGATACTGAACAACATTG ATTCAAGTCGGAAATTATCAGCCCTAGGCCTTCTATATGGCTACTTAAAAATCCTTTGCGACGAGGGTCGTCCACAACGCCTGACCAGCGCGCTGAGTCCCAGCGACGGATTTGACAGACTCTGTGACGCCTTACTGGCGGCCGCGGACTTGCACACCGACATGGCTTTGCTCACACGACACGCTGGAAGGG ACGTGACGTCACCGCCCTCAACCGACACGCCCTGGTGTCGCCTGAGACACCTGGACTGCAAAGTGTCGGAGAGGAGGCTGCAGCAGGTTTGCCAAATGCTTGGCGAAGCTGAGTGCGCAGAACTATTCCTTGACAGACTGTTGGAGCTGTTCCACGAGAGGAGGAACTGTGAGCTGGTGTATATTATGAACTGGGTTTGTTCAG CACCAAACTCATCACCAAGCTTGGCGAGGCGGATAATAAGCACGTACATAGCGGAAGACATCTGGTACTTGCCTCTTGAAGTGAGCAAAGGGGAGGCGCCCGTCACTAAGGAGGAGACCCTGGACACCTCTGTTTATAATCCTCGAGCCTGGACCAAGGACAGTGTACCAG GTCTCTACGAAGGAGCCACTGAAACGCGTTACACAGACATAAGTTACGCCCTACCGCGCACTAGATATGTGGAGCCCAATTCATGCAAGTCCTTAGCTGAAGCGCAGAGAAACATGGCCTTTAGCTGCCTCGTCACTGAGGGCCTCGGTATGATGGCGAGGCGACTCAACAAGGACTACCAGCCTTATCTGCTGAAAACTTTGTGCCTCATATTGGAACGAGTTG GTAGTCAATACGAGAATCTTCATCTATCAGGTCTAAAAGCTATCAACGATGTAGCGTGCGCGTTCGACCACACGAACGTCACAGAGTTGATAGCAGAAAACGCTGATTACTTCACTAGTCAAATCACTTCGCGGTTGAAAAAG GCGTGGAACACTCAGTCGGCGCTGCAAATATTGTCAGTTGTAATGGAGTACAGTGACTCCAGCATCCTGGACTATTTGTATGGAATAGTCGAAGAT GTGTTAGTCAAATGCTGTGACAAATACTACGAGAGGCACCTATACGCGTACCTACAAGTGTTCCTGACATTCGTCACTTGTATACGGAGATGGTTCCTGCTCGACCAAAGCAAAGCGGCCACGGACAGCCCAGCTCAGGAGGTTGATATCATGCAGGATGTCATTGAGTTTGTTAACAACAAACAGGAAGCTGTGAG gttgTTAACGGCAGAAGAGTTTGAGAAAGAGAGTGAGATGACAGTAGAGGAGATGTACAGAGAGGACATGAAGAAGAGAGAAGATGAAGTCTTGGATTACGACGATACAGTGGCGG AGGAATCTGCCCCTCTGCCCCAACACATAAAAGTAACCGTAACAATACTCAAACGCTGCATAAACTTCATACCTTCAAATCTTTATGAAACCCTCCTGGCAATGCGAATCCTAACACTCGGGCTTCCTTTACTGAAGGAATATGAGAATGAGCTATTGCCACTGGTGCATTTGAGCTGGTCTCCCCTGATGGGGAGGTTTGAGACGACGGAACCAACGGTTCTGAGATGCGCTTTCGACCTGTTTGTGGTTTTGGCAGAACTTTCGAAGGATTTCTTGAGGAGTCGGGCTGTTAG AGACATCCTCCAACAAATGTACAAATTCCTCAAGCGGTCAGCCCAAGAGAGCCACCTGAAGGACACCGGCTCGGCCTACCGTCTCTCCCACACGTACAGCCTACAGCTCGCGGTACTGACGGCGCTGCCCGGCCTCGTCACCGACCTGAACCTGGACGAGGACAAACTGACTGAGGCCATGACTTGTGTGCAGGTGTACCTCTCCAACAAACAGCCCAAACCCTTGCAG ATGCTGGCAGTGAAATTCTTCAAAGACATCCTATCATTCAACTACGGCTGTGCGTGGTACCATCTGCGCCTCCTGTGCGCGAACGCGGAGGTCCTGCACCCGCCGCGCGCCGGCGACGCGCGCCTCGTGCCCGTGCTCGGCACGCCGTACGAGACTAGAGATCAAGACTACGATACCAATGTCAAACTTATATTCTACTAG
- the Tti1 gene encoding TELO2-interacting protein 1 homolog isoform X4, translated as MMACILPGILAALQDVATCPDNSGHAIVVAALSATHRVLCIIMQNKYLYKKDSVTAKDFLHLYAEKVNADKEVIPKEAIRDPKLMAILAAADHCELAEYLYTERKYTQHTTSLCMDTPFKGQSSKSKSSKGKRSSKDLGRKSKEESELIVTVTKARDIPQRTPEWYAMASEKVAYVVKNLVPLVTHEHFKVRKELAVLCYRILAECSATMQPSLAMALDILITLSTDPYKEVSEYCVKAVDSHFDRATTQRRIEAVDSLCENFFTTLNCLPRILNNIDSSRKLSALGLLYGYLKILCDEGRPQRLTSALSPSDGFDRLCDALLAAADLHTDMALLTRHAGRDVTSPPSTDTPWCRLRHLDCKVSERRLQQVCQMLGEAECAELFLDRLLELFHERRNCELVYIMNWVCSAPNSSPSLARRIISTYIAEDIWYLPLEVSKGEAPVTKEETLDTSVYNPRAWTKDSVPGLYEGATETRYTDISYALPRTRYVEPNSCKSLAEAQRNMAFSCLVTEGLGMMARRLNKDYQPYLLKTLCLILERVGSQYENLHLSGLKAINDVACAFDHTNVTELIAENADYFTSQITSRLKKAWNTQSALQILSVVMEYSDSSILDYLYGIVEDVLVKCCDKYYERHLYAYLQVFLTFVTCIRRWFLLDQSKAATDSPAQEVDIMQDVIEFVNNKQEAVRLLTAEEFEKESEMTVEEMYREDMKKREDEVLDYDDTVAEESAPLPQHIKVTVTILKRCINFIPSNLYETLLAMRILTLGLPLLKEYENELLPLVHLSWSPLMGRFETTEPTVLRCAFDLFVVLAELSKDFLRSRAVRDILQQMYKFLKRSAQESHLKDTGSAYRLSHTYSLQLAVLTALPGLVTDLNLDEDKLTEAMTCVQVYLSNKQPKPLQMLAVKFFKDILSFNYGCAWYHLRLLCANAEVLHPPRAGDARLVPVLGTPYETRDQDYDTNVKLIFY; from the exons ATGATGGCTTGTATTCTGCCCGGCATACTGGCCGCCTTGCAGGATGTAGCTACGTGTCCGGACAATTCAGGACATGCCATTGTTGTA GCAGCTTTAAGCGCCACGCATCGTGTGCTCTGTATAATAATGCAGAACAAATACCTGTACAAAAAGGACAGCGTCACCGCGAAGGACTTTCTACACTTGTACGCGGAAAAGGTCAATGCGGACAAAGAAGTAATCCCAAAGG AAGCAATACGAGATCCAAAGTTAATGGCGATACTGGCCGCCGCAGATCACTGCGAATTGGCCGAATACTTATATACTGAGAGAAAGTATACCCAACACACTACCTCGCTCTGTATGGACACACCGTTTAAAGGACAAAGTTCTAAGTCTAAGAGCAGTAAAGGAAAACGTTCTTCTAAAGACTTAGGGCGTAAAAGTAAGGAAGAATCTGAGTTGATAGTGACAG TGACAAAAGCAAGAGACATTCCACAACGCACACCGGAATGGTACGCCATGGCGAGCGAGAAAGTGGCGTACGTTGTGAAGAACTTAGTGCCTCTAGTCACGCACGAGCACTTTAAAGTGAGGAAGGAGCTTGCCGTACTTTGCTATAGGATACTCGCCGAGTGTAGTGC AACAATGCAGCCGTCCCTAGCAATGGCTCTAGACATCCTAATCACGTTATCCACGGACCCGTACAAGGAAGTGTCGGAGTATTGCGTGAAGGCCGTAGACTCGCACTTCGACCGCGCGACCACACAACGGCGGATAGAAGCTGTCGACAGCTTGTGTGAAAACTTCTTCACCACGCTCAACTGTCTACCACGGATACTGAACAACATTG ATTCAAGTCGGAAATTATCAGCCCTAGGCCTTCTATATGGCTACTTAAAAATCCTTTGCGACGAGGGTCGTCCACAACGCCTGACCAGCGCGCTGAGTCCCAGCGACGGATTTGACAGACTCTGTGACGCCTTACTGGCGGCCGCGGACTTGCACACCGACATGGCTTTGCTCACACGACACGCTGGAAGGG ACGTGACGTCACCGCCCTCAACCGACACGCCCTGGTGTCGCCTGAGACACCTGGACTGCAAAGTGTCGGAGAGGAGGCTGCAGCAGGTTTGCCAAATGCTTGGCGAAGCTGAGTGCGCAGAACTATTCCTTGACAGACTGTTGGAGCTGTTCCACGAGAGGAGGAACTGTGAGCTGGTGTATATTATGAACTGGGTTTGTTCAG CACCAAACTCATCACCAAGCTTGGCGAGGCGGATAATAAGCACGTACATAGCGGAAGACATCTGGTACTTGCCTCTTGAAGTGAGCAAAGGGGAGGCGCCCGTCACTAAGGAGGAGACCCTGGACACCTCTGTTTATAATCCTCGAGCCTGGACCAAGGACAGTGTACCAG GTCTCTACGAAGGAGCCACTGAAACGCGTTACACAGACATAAGTTACGCCCTACCGCGCACTAGATATGTGGAGCCCAATTCATGCAAGTCCTTAGCTGAAGCGCAGAGAAACATGGCCTTTAGCTGCCTCGTCACTGAGGGCCTCGGTATGATGGCGAGGCGACTCAACAAGGACTACCAGCCTTATCTGCTGAAAACTTTGTGCCTCATATTGGAACGAGTTG GTAGTCAATACGAGAATCTTCATCTATCAGGTCTAAAAGCTATCAACGATGTAGCGTGCGCGTTCGACCACACGAACGTCACAGAGTTGATAGCAGAAAACGCTGATTACTTCACTAGTCAAATCACTTCGCGGTTGAAAAAG GCGTGGAACACTCAGTCGGCGCTGCAAATATTGTCAGTTGTAATGGAGTACAGTGACTCCAGCATCCTGGACTATTTGTATGGAATAGTCGAAGAT GTGTTAGTCAAATGCTGTGACAAATACTACGAGAGGCACCTATACGCGTACCTACAAGTGTTCCTGACATTCGTCACTTGTATACGGAGATGGTTCCTGCTCGACCAAAGCAAAGCGGCCACGGACAGCCCAGCTCAGGAGGTTGATATCATGCAGGATGTCATTGAGTTTGTTAACAACAAACAGGAAGCTGTGAG gttgTTAACGGCAGAAGAGTTTGAGAAAGAGAGTGAGATGACAGTAGAGGAGATGTACAGAGAGGACATGAAGAAGAGAGAAGATGAAGTCTTGGATTACGACGATACAGTGGCGG AGGAATCTGCCCCTCTGCCCCAACACATAAAAGTAACCGTAACAATACTCAAACGCTGCATAAACTTCATACCTTCAAATCTTTATGAAACCCTCCTGGCAATGCGAATCCTAACACTCGGGCTTCCTTTACTGAAGGAATATGAGAATGAGCTATTGCCACTGGTGCATTTGAGCTGGTCTCCCCTGATGGGGAGGTTTGAGACGACGGAACCAACGGTTCTGAGATGCGCTTTCGACCTGTTTGTGGTTTTGGCAGAACTTTCGAAGGATTTCTTGAGGAGTCGGGCTGTTAG AGACATCCTCCAACAAATGTACAAATTCCTCAAGCGGTCAGCCCAAGAGAGCCACCTGAAGGACACCGGCTCGGCCTACCGTCTCTCCCACACGTACAGCCTACAGCTCGCGGTACTGACGGCGCTGCCCGGCCTCGTCACCGACCTGAACCTGGACGAGGACAAACTGACTGAGGCCATGACTTGTGTGCAGGTGTACCTCTCCAACAAACAGCCCAAACCCTTGCAG ATGCTGGCAGTGAAATTCTTCAAAGACATCCTATCATTCAACTACGGCTGTGCGTGGTACCATCTGCGCCTCCTGTGCGCGAACGCGGAGGTCCTGCACCCGCCGCGCGCCGGCGACGCGCGCCTCGTGCCCGTGCTCGGCACGCCGTACGAGACTAGAGATCAAGACTACGATACCAATGTCAAACTTATATTCTACTAG
- the Tti1 gene encoding TELO2-interacting protein 1 homolog isoform X3: MMACILRGVLAALQDVATCPNNPGHAIVVAALSATHRVLCIIMQNKYLYKKDSVTAKDFLHLYAEKVNADKEVIPKEAIRDPKLMAILAAADHCELAEYLYTERKYTQHTTSLCMDTPFKGQSSKSKSSKGKRSSKDLGRKSKEESELIVTVTKARDIPQRTPEWYAMASEKVAYVVKNLVPLVTHEHFKVRKELAVLCYRILAECSATMQPSLAMALDILITLSTDPYKEVSEYCVKAVDSHFDRATTQRRIEAVDSLCENFFTTLNCLPRILNNIDSSRKLSALGLLYGYLKILCDEGRPQRLTSALSPSDGFDRLCDALLAAADLHTDMALLTRHAGRDVTSPPSTDTPWCRLRHLDCKVSERRLQQVCQMLGEAECAELFLDRLLELFHERRNCELVYIMNWVCSAPNSSPSLARRIISTYIAEDIWYLPLEVSKGEAPVTKEETLDTSVYNPRAWTKDSVPGLYEGATETRYTDISYALPRTRYVEPNSCKSLAEAQRNMAFSCLVTEGLGMMARRLNKDYQPYLLKTLCLILERVGSQYENLHLSGLKAINDVACAFDHTNVTELIAENADYFTSQITSRLKKAWNTQSALQILSVVMEYSDSSILDYLYGIVEDVLVKCCDKYYERHLYAYLQVFLTFVTCIRRWFLLDQSKAATDSPAQEVDIMQDVIEFVNNKQEAVRLLTAEEFEKESEMTVEEMYREDMKKREDEVLDYDDTVAEESAPLPQHIKVTVTILKRCINFIPSNLYETLLAMRILTLGLPLLKEYENELLPLVHLSWSPLMGRFETTEPTVLRCAFDLFVVLAELSKDFLRSRAVRDILQQMYKFLKRSAQESHLKDTGSAYRLSHTYSLQLAVLTALPGLVTDLNLDEDKLTEAMTCVQVYLSNKQPKPLQMLAVKFFKDILSFNYGCAWYHLRLLCANAEVLHPPRAGDARLVPVLGTPYETRDQDYDTNVKLIFY; this comes from the exons ATGATGGCTTGCATTCTGCGTGGCGTACTGGCGGCCTTACAGGATGTAGCTACGTGCCCGAACAATCCGGGACATGCCATTGTTGTG GCAGCTTTAAGCGCCACGCATCGTGTGCTCTGTATAATAATGCAGAACAAATACCTGTACAAAAAGGACAGCGTCACCGCGAAGGACTTTCTACACTTGTACGCGGAAAAGGTCAATGCGGACAAAGAAGTAATCCCAAAGG AAGCAATACGAGATCCAAAGTTAATGGCGATACTGGCCGCCGCAGATCACTGCGAATTGGCCGAATACTTATATACTGAGAGAAAGTATACCCAACACACTACCTCGCTCTGTATGGACACACCGTTTAAAGGACAAAGTTCTAAGTCTAAGAGCAGTAAAGGAAAACGTTCTTCTAAAGACTTAGGGCGTAAAAGTAAGGAAGAATCTGAGTTGATAGTGACAG TGACAAAAGCAAGAGACATTCCACAACGCACACCGGAATGGTACGCCATGGCGAGCGAGAAAGTGGCGTACGTTGTGAAGAACTTAGTGCCTCTAGTCACGCACGAGCACTTTAAAGTGAGGAAGGAGCTTGCCGTACTTTGCTATAGGATACTCGCCGAGTGTAGTGC AACAATGCAGCCGTCCCTAGCAATGGCTCTAGACATCCTAATCACGTTATCCACGGACCCGTACAAGGAAGTGTCGGAGTATTGCGTGAAGGCCGTAGACTCGCACTTCGACCGCGCGACCACACAACGGCGGATAGAAGCTGTCGACAGCTTGTGTGAAAACTTCTTCACCACGCTCAACTGTCTACCACGGATACTGAACAACATTG ATTCAAGTCGGAAATTATCAGCCCTAGGCCTTCTATATGGCTACTTAAAAATCCTTTGCGACGAGGGTCGTCCACAACGCCTGACCAGCGCGCTGAGTCCCAGCGACGGATTTGACAGACTCTGTGACGCCTTACTGGCGGCCGCGGACTTGCACACCGACATGGCTTTGCTCACACGACACGCTGGAAGGG ACGTGACGTCACCGCCCTCAACCGACACGCCCTGGTGTCGCCTGAGACACCTGGACTGCAAAGTGTCGGAGAGGAGGCTGCAGCAGGTTTGCCAAATGCTTGGCGAAGCTGAGTGCGCAGAACTATTCCTTGACAGACTGTTGGAGCTGTTCCACGAGAGGAGGAACTGTGAGCTGGTGTATATTATGAACTGGGTTTGTTCAG CACCAAACTCATCACCAAGCTTGGCGAGGCGGATAATAAGCACGTACATAGCGGAAGACATCTGGTACTTGCCTCTTGAAGTGAGCAAAGGGGAGGCGCCCGTCACTAAGGAGGAGACCCTGGACACCTCTGTTTATAATCCTCGAGCCTGGACCAAGGACAGTGTACCAG GTCTCTACGAAGGAGCCACTGAAACGCGTTACACAGACATAAGTTACGCCCTACCGCGCACTAGATATGTGGAGCCCAATTCATGCAAGTCCTTAGCTGAAGCGCAGAGAAACATGGCCTTTAGCTGCCTCGTCACTGAGGGCCTCGGTATGATGGCGAGGCGACTCAACAAGGACTACCAGCCTTATCTGCTGAAAACTTTGTGCCTCATATTGGAACGAGTTG GTAGTCAATACGAGAATCTTCATCTATCAGGTCTAAAAGCTATCAACGATGTAGCGTGCGCGTTCGACCACACGAACGTCACAGAGTTGATAGCAGAAAACGCTGATTACTTCACTAGTCAAATCACTTCGCGGTTGAAAAAG GCGTGGAACACTCAGTCGGCGCTGCAAATATTGTCAGTTGTAATGGAGTACAGTGACTCCAGCATCCTGGACTATTTGTATGGAATAGTCGAAGAT GTGTTAGTCAAATGCTGTGACAAATACTACGAGAGGCACCTATACGCGTACCTACAAGTGTTCCTGACATTCGTCACTTGTATACGGAGATGGTTCCTGCTCGACCAAAGCAAAGCGGCCACGGACAGCCCAGCTCAGGAGGTTGATATCATGCAGGATGTCATTGAGTTTGTTAACAACAAACAGGAAGCTGTGAG gttgTTAACGGCAGAAGAGTTTGAGAAAGAGAGTGAGATGACAGTAGAGGAGATGTACAGAGAGGACATGAAGAAGAGAGAAGATGAAGTCTTGGATTACGACGATACAGTGGCGG AGGAATCTGCCCCTCTGCCCCAACACATAAAAGTAACCGTAACAATACTCAAACGCTGCATAAACTTCATACCTTCAAATCTTTATGAAACCCTCCTGGCAATGCGAATCCTAACACTCGGGCTTCCTTTACTGAAGGAATATGAGAATGAGCTATTGCCACTGGTGCATTTGAGCTGGTCTCCCCTGATGGGGAGGTTTGAGACGACGGAACCAACGGTTCTGAGATGCGCTTTCGACCTGTTTGTGGTTTTGGCAGAACTTTCGAAGGATTTCTTGAGGAGTCGGGCTGTTAG AGACATCCTCCAACAAATGTACAAATTCCTCAAGCGGTCAGCCCAAGAGAGCCACCTGAAGGACACCGGCTCGGCCTACCGTCTCTCCCACACGTACAGCCTACAGCTCGCGGTACTGACGGCGCTGCCCGGCCTCGTCACCGACCTGAACCTGGACGAGGACAAACTGACTGAGGCCATGACTTGTGTGCAGGTGTACCTCTCCAACAAACAGCCCAAACCCTTGCAG ATGCTGGCAGTGAAATTCTTCAAAGACATCCTATCATTCAACTACGGCTGTGCGTGGTACCATCTGCGCCTCCTGTGCGCGAACGCGGAGGTCCTGCACCCGCCGCGCGCCGGCGACGCGCGCCTCGTGCCCGTGCTCGGCACGCCGTACGAGACTAGAGATCAAGACTACGATACCAATGTCAAACTTATATTCTACTAG